A portion of the Salvelinus fontinalis isolate EN_2023a chromosome 32, ASM2944872v1, whole genome shotgun sequence genome contains these proteins:
- the LOC129830934 gene encoding XK-related protein 8-like, translated as MLEQPQTCGIEVYSVIMEEDGGSLLFKYPVSDFLLTVSGLVFFLLDVGLAAWAVVSFYQEEDYVFMGLLVFLLLGSSALVQAFSCLWYHYDKDGTETRTESLVKNLCSLKILHLFQMGVYLRYAGVVRISICGFCCGKRYMDGDAVYLTHDLSLLRLIEAFSESTPQLVLMITIIVQRGEVEPITILKALGSASAIAVSVTMYHRSLRSFLPDKAKQGWFSSVVYFLWNLLLIGPRVAAVALFASAFPCFITAHFLSSWMVLFFSAWRLKTDFMDSAGGEWLCRATIGLIWYFSWFNVIKGDTRCQSTLYHTWIGVDIGMLCGLWVWQMKKNPPYLELPLDPYVILGIMISFYIVGLGLKVIYYKYSHPKITQLREDECCLEPEPRSEPEDLTSDCHDEVDSRLMSHRIGPTEPVKTSSGPPEPVIRVNKRMRNLADNFYS; from the exons ATGCTAGAGCAACCGCAAACGTGTGGAATTGAGGTTTACTCAGTCATCATGGAGGAGGACGGGGGAAGCCTTCTCTTCAAGTACCCAGTATCTGACTTCCTGTTGACAGTCAGTGGTCTGGTGTTCTTTCTCCTGGATGTGGGACTGGCCGCGTGGGCGGTGGTGTCTTTTTATCAGGAAGAGGACTATGTGTTCATGGGACTGCTGGTGTTTCTACTCCTAGGTTCCTCAGCCCTGGTCCAGGCTTTCAGCTGTCTGTGGTACCACTATGACAAGGACGGGACTGAGACCAGGACTGAGAGCCTTGTGAAGAACCTCTGCTCTCTCAAGATCCTACATCTTTTCCAGATGGGAGTCTACCTCAG ATATGCTGGTGTGGTGAGGATCTCGATATGTGGCTTCTGCTGTGGAAAGCGTTACATGGACGGCGATGCTGTGTATCTGACCCATGACCTAAGCCTGCTGCGCCTCATCGAGGCTTTCTCTGAGAGCACCCCACAGCTTGTCCTCATGATCACTATCATTGTCCAGAGGGGAGAGGTTGAACCCATCACAA tcttgAAGGCACTTGGTTCAGCATCTGCCATCGCCGTCAGTGTGACCATGTACCACCGTTCCCTGCGCTCCTTCCTCCCTGACAAGGCCAAGCAGGGCTGGTTCTCCTCCGTGGTATACTTCCTGTGGAACTTGCTCCTTATTGGTCCACGTGTGGCAGCAGTCGCCCTCTTTGCCTCAGCCTTCCCCTGCTTTATCACTGCCCACTTCCTGTCTTCCTGGATGGTTCTCTTTTTCTCCGCCTGGCGACTCAAGACAGACTTCATGGACAGCGCCGGTGGAGAATGGCTCTGCCGGGCCACCATAGGACTCATCTGGTATTTCAGCTGGTTCAATGTGATAAAGGGGGACACCAGGTGCCAGAGCACCCTCTACCACACCTGGATAGGAGTGGATATTGGTATGCTTTGTGGTCTTTGGGTGTGGCAGATGAAGAAGAACCCTCCATATTTAGAACTGCCACTAGATCCCTATGTCATCCTTGGCATTATGATCTCATTCTACATTGTTGGGCTCGGTCTTAAGGTGATATACTACAAGTACAGTCACCCAAAGATCACACAGCTAAGAGAAGACGAGTGTTGCCTCGAGCCGGAGCCAAGGTCTGAGCCAGAGGATCTCACCTCAGATTGCCATGACGAAGTGGACTCTAGGCTTATGAGCCATAGAATAGGtcctacagaaccagtcaaaacctCATCAGGCCCTCCAGAACCGGTCATCAGAGTCAATAAGAGGATGAGGAACTTAGCTGATAACTTTTACTCCTGA